In Allocoprobacillus halotolerans, a genomic segment contains:
- a CDS encoding peptidylprolyl isomerase, translating to MKQKKLMSLALASLLLLSGCSSKTVQEDGKDVVASIDESNLLADDLYQDLASSTQGKQALFSYVLDQLIRQNFPATDDMEENADELVENIETNFQNQYGDSAEEELQSALESAGVKNMAEYRDSLIQSLQYAEFLKKYVNDHFDEVFEDYYQQATPRTISLIKVSISDSENPTDQESEKLKEVQSLLKTNKSFDEIAYDYSDDDNTKSAKGNLGIVDTSTDLSSTYGKEVQTMALTLKEGEVSEMVQGSDGNYFLKCTSTSQETIKKELKTVDVDSPLLTYDDYMVYLAFQTYEIEYHDDTIKQTIQDIVDENLKIRDDLRKENA from the coding sequence ATGAAACAAAAAAAGCTTATGAGTTTGGCTCTTGCAAGCCTTCTGTTATTAAGTGGCTGTAGTTCAAAAACAGTTCAAGAAGATGGTAAAGATGTTGTTGCTTCAATTGATGAATCAAATCTTTTAGCAGATGATTTATATCAAGATTTAGCTTCATCTACACAGGGAAAACAAGCTTTATTTTCTTATGTCTTAGACCAGTTAATTCGTCAAAACTTTCCAGCAACTGATGATATGGAAGAAAATGCTGATGAATTAGTTGAAAATATTGAAACAAATTTTCAAAATCAATATGGAGATAGTGCCGAAGAAGAATTACAAAGTGCTTTAGAATCAGCTGGTGTTAAAAATATGGCTGAGTATAGAGATTCTTTAATTCAATCCTTACAATATGCTGAATTTTTAAAGAAATATGTTAATGATCATTTTGATGAAGTCTTTGAGGATTATTACCAACAGGCTACTCCACGTACTATTTCTTTAATTAAAGTTTCAATAAGTGATTCAGAAAATCCAACTGATCAAGAAAGTGAGAAACTTAAAGAGGTACAGTCATTATTAAAAACAAATAAAAGTTTTGATGAAATTGCATATGATTATTCTGATGATGACAATACCAAAAGTGCTAAAGGAAATTTAGGCATTGTTGATACTTCTACAGATTTATCTAGCACTTATGGTAAAGAAGTGCAAACAATGGCTTTAACACTCAAAGAGGGTGAAGTAAGTGAAATGGTTCAAGGAAGTGATGGAAACTATTTCTTGAAATGCACAAGTACAAGTCAGGAAACGATAAAAAAAGAACTGAAAACAGTCGATGTAGATTCCCCACTATTAACTTATGATGATTACATGGTTTACTTGGCTTTTCAAACTTATGAAATTGAATATCATGACGATACAATCAAACAAACCATTCAAGATATCGTTGATGAAAATTTAAAGATTCGTGATGATTTAAGAAAGGAGAACGCATAA
- a CDS encoding YjcZ family sporulation protein: protein MLAHQGSFTLILVLFILLVIICGIC from the coding sequence ATGTTAGCACATCAAGGATCATTTACACTTATTTTAGTCTTGTTTATTCTTTTGGTTATTATTTGTGGGATTTGTTAA
- a CDS encoding SufB/SufD family protein: MHLNEGATLHVFSENLSQSAKSQEDVYLQSYANLQYGYSELSDDAFEGIYHFYLEGEQASAKVRTAILSKNQEKKHYEILIQHNRPMTYGQMDNYGVVKDQGRLVIDGIGTITKGQHGSAAHQTNKIMMFDESCQACANPYLYIDDYDVQASHAAAVGKMDEEHLYYLQSRGLSKKQAMHLITYGYLMPVVEVIDNEMIKKHFEQSLSKVGA; this comes from the coding sequence ATGCATCTTAACGAAGGAGCAACTCTTCATGTTTTTAGTGAAAATCTTTCTCAATCTGCCAAAAGTCAGGAAGATGTTTATTTGCAGTCTTATGCAAATTTACAATATGGTTATTCAGAATTATCTGATGATGCTTTTGAAGGTATATATCATTTTTATTTAGAAGGTGAACAAGCATCAGCTAAAGTCAGAACAGCGATTCTTTCTAAAAATCAGGAAAAGAAACATTATGAGATTTTAATTCAACACAATCGACCTATGACTTATGGACAAATGGATAATTATGGTGTCGTCAAAGACCAAGGACGACTTGTGATTGATGGTATTGGGACAATTACAAAAGGTCAACACGGTTCGGCTGCTCATCAGACTAATAAAATTATGATGTTTGATGAATCTTGTCAGGCTTGTGCCAATCCATATTTATATATTGATGATTATGATGTACAGGCATCACATGCAGCAGCAGTAGGAAAAATGGATGAGGAACATCTATATTACTTACAAAGCCGTGGTTTAAGTAAAAAACAAGCGATGCATTTAATTACTTATGGTTATTTAATGCCAGTTGTTGAAGTGATTGATAATGAAATGATTAAAAAACATTTTGAACAGTCCTTATCAAAGGTAGGTGCTTAA
- a CDS encoding aminotransferase class V-fold PLP-dependent enzyme: MLDVNQIRKDFPMLNGKTMQGHPLIYLDNGATTLKPQVVIDSVCDYLSHYSGNAHRGDYDLSHEVDVHYENSREIVRQFINARCKEEIVFTSGSTDSLNMIAYGYGLTHLEANDEILITVAEHASNTLPWFDVARITGAVVNYIELDETGRLTLENVKKAVTDQTKIIAVAEVTNVLGYQAPMTEICQFAHERGIVVVVDGAQSVPHQVTDVQKSDIDFLAFSGHKMCGPTGIGVMYGKYELLKEMQPTRLGGGSNSRYNSCGVVTLKNPPYRFEAGTPHIEGAIGLAAAMQYLMHIGMENIHQYEQELRQYCIDQMLKLDNIEIYNPDSKGAIAFNIKGVFSQDGASLFNSYGIAIRAGQHCAKILDEFLKVTNTLRASFYFYNTKEEIDAFIEVCKKGDDFLDAFFK; the protein is encoded by the coding sequence ATGTTAGATGTGAATCAGATTCGTAAAGATTTTCCTATGTTAAATGGAAAAACTATGCAAGGACATCCACTCATCTATTTAGATAACGGTGCAACCACTTTAAAACCACAGGTTGTGATTGATAGCGTTTGTGATTATCTTTCTCATTATTCAGGCAATGCTCATCGAGGAGATTATGATTTATCTCATGAAGTCGATGTTCATTATGAAAACAGTCGTGAGATTGTACGCCAGTTTATCAATGCCAGATGTAAAGAAGAAATTGTTTTTACTTCTGGTTCAACTGATTCATTAAATATGATTGCTTATGGATATGGGTTAACACATTTAGAAGCCAATGACGAGATTTTAATCACAGTTGCTGAACATGCTTCTAATACTTTGCCTTGGTTTGATGTGGCGCGTATCACAGGAGCTGTTGTTAATTATATTGAATTAGATGAAACAGGACGTTTAACTTTAGAAAATGTGAAAAAAGCGGTAACGGATCAAACAAAAATTATCGCAGTAGCTGAAGTGACAAATGTTTTAGGATATCAGGCACCAATGACAGAAATTTGTCAGTTTGCTCATGAACGTGGCATCGTTGTCGTCGTCGATGGAGCACAAAGTGTACCGCACCAAGTTACAGATGTTCAAAAATCTGATATCGATTTTTTAGCTTTTTCAGGACACAAAATGTGTGGCCCAACAGGGATTGGTGTTATGTATGGAAAATATGAACTTTTAAAAGAAATGCAACCAACACGTTTAGGTGGTGGTTCTAATTCACGTTATAACAGTTGCGGTGTCGTTACTTTAAAAAATCCACCTTATCGTTTTGAGGCTGGAACACCTCATATTGAAGGAGCAATTGGTTTGGCAGCTGCTATGCAATATTTAATGCATATCGGTATGGAAAACATTCACCAATATGAACAGGAATTAAGACAATATTGCATTGATCAAATGTTGAAACTTGATAATATAGAAATATATAATCCAGATTCAAAAGGTGCTATCGCATTTAATATTAAAGGTGTTTTTTCACAAGATGGAGCAAGTTTATTTAATAGTTATGGCATTGCGATTAGAGCAGGACAACATTGTGCTAAAATTTTAGATGAATTTTTAAAAGTAACAAATACATTACGTGCTTCGTTTTATTTTTATAATACGAAAGAAGAAATTGATGCTTTTATTGAAGTATGCAAAAAAGGAGATGACTTTTTAGATGCGTTCTTTAAATGA
- the sufU gene encoding Fe-S cluster assembly sulfur transfer protein SufU has protein sequence MRSLNDPQLLREIIMDHYEHPRNRGLVDDDSYHKINMNSETCIDNLDIQVKFDGDKIADVRYDGEACAICTSSTSIMSELVKGKTKQEAQEIIDNYMNMIYEKDYDPDILEEAIAFQNTHKQANRIKCATLGWSGLVALMKESEE, from the coding sequence ATGCGTTCTTTAAATGATCCTCAACTATTGAGAGAAATTATTATGGATCATTATGAACATCCACGTAATCGTGGTTTGGTTGATGATGATTCTTACCATAAAATCAATATGAACTCTGAAACATGTATTGATAATTTAGATATTCAAGTTAAATTTGATGGTGATAAAATTGCTGATGTCCGTTATGATGGTGAGGCATGTGCCATTTGTACGTCATCAACATCTATTATGAGTGAGCTTGTGAAAGGAAAAACAAAACAAGAAGCTCAAGAAATCATTGATAACTATATGAATATGATTTATGAAAAGGACTATGATCCTGATATTTTAGAAGAAGCGATTGCTTTTCAAAATACGCATAAACAAGCCAATCGTATTAAATGTGCAACACTTGGCTGGAGTGGACTTGTCGCATTGATGAAAGAAAGTGAGGAATAG
- a CDS encoding 5-formyltetrahydrofolate cyclo-ligase, producing MDKHYLRSLMKEKRLALTPQTFSLYNQKILSKVLLHPQIQKAQTIGCYVSLPQEVDTFKIIQALLPSKQICVPKVRGEDMEFYVIHSLDELQPGCFHVLEPVTSQLIQPHQIDCMLVPLLAYDHQNYRVGYGKGYYDRYFQHHFNGYKIGLAFSFQYVDRIDYDQYDQPLNEVIHEMS from the coding sequence TTGGATAAACACTATTTACGCTCTTTAATGAAAGAAAAACGTCTTGCTTTAACACCACAGACGTTTTCTTTATATAATCAAAAGATTCTGTCAAAAGTTTTATTGCATCCGCAAATTCAAAAAGCTCAGACGATTGGTTGTTATGTTTCTTTGCCTCAAGAAGTCGATACTTTCAAGATTATTCAAGCTTTACTGCCATCAAAACAAATTTGTGTACCTAAAGTTAGAGGAGAAGACATGGAATTTTATGTGATTCATTCTCTTGATGAACTCCAGCCTGGGTGTTTCCATGTTTTAGAACCAGTCACATCTCAGTTGATTCAACCCCATCAAATTGATTGTATGCTTGTTCCATTATTAGCCTATGATCATCAAAATTATCGTGTTGGTTATGGTAAAGGTTATTATGATCGTTATTTTCAACATCATTTTAATGGATATAAAATAGGATTAGCATTTTCTTTTCAATATGTTGACCGCATTGATTATGATCAATATGATCAGCCTTTAAATGAAGTTATTCATGAAATGTCATAG
- a CDS encoding sporulation protein YunB, which yields MKKWIIIAICISVLLMVAFGIIYVQMIPLLKEYGKLEIERFNQLVITHSYFTDQKQYDDLVIIERNENNEIELIDFDMIQVNQLASAIVLDIENTYAKIEEGSYQAKDESSYQRRLEEVSQTGIVATLSLNTLFHLPSFLLLPSIPLAYKHLSSVGSSVVKKVENYGVNHVMIELSIEIKMNIAMVYPFFEQYHTQVISIPILLEIFQGQVPLFYSS from the coding sequence ATGAAAAAATGGATAATCATTGCCATATGTATCAGTGTGCTTTTGATGGTTGCTTTTGGAATTATTTATGTTCAAATGATTCCTTTATTAAAAGAATATGGAAAACTAGAAATAGAACGTTTTAATCAATTGGTTATTACACATAGTTATTTTACTGATCAAAAACAATATGATGATTTGGTCATTATTGAAAGAAATGAAAATAATGAGATTGAACTTATTGATTTTGATATGATTCAAGTCAATCAACTAGCCAGTGCCATTGTTTTAGATATTGAAAATACGTATGCCAAAATAGAAGAGGGGAGTTATCAAGCCAAAGATGAGAGTTCTTATCAAAGACGCTTAGAAGAAGTTAGCCAAACAGGTATTGTGGCTACACTTTCACTTAATACGCTTTTTCATCTTCCTTCATTTCTATTGCTGCCAAGTATTCCATTAGCTTATAAACATCTTTCCAGTGTAGGAAGTTCAGTTGTGAAAAAGGTTGAGAATTATGGGGTCAATCATGTCATGATTGAATTATCTATTGAAATTAAAATGAACATTGCGATGGTTTATCCATTTTTTGAACAATATCATACTCAAGTCATCTCTATTCCTATTTTATTAGAAATTTTTCAGGGACAAGTACCGCTATTTTATTCCTCATAG